In Bacteroides cellulosilyticus, the genomic stretch TTGAAACGGGGAAGAACCTGGATGAATATTTCCAGTTGAAAAGGATAGAGATAGCCAAGAAAATGTTGTCTGCCAATGAGAATACCGTTAGTTCGGTTGCCGAAATATTGGGCTTTTCAAGCGTGCAATATTTCAGCAACCTGTTCAGAAAACTGGTAGGAGTAGCCCCTAATGAATACAGGCTTTCACAGAACTAAGTACTTTTGATGTTCTGCGATATCCACATCCCTATATCTTGTTTGCTAAGTGCTGCCGCCATGAGGTCGGGAAATTTATCGGGTGTACAGGCGAAAGTCGGTACACCGATATTTGCCAGAAACTCCGCATGGTCCTTGTCGTAAGAGGGGGCGCCGTCGTCATTCAGTGCAGGCAGCACGATGAGTTGCACACCACTGTTCACTAAAGATACGAACTTCTTGCGCATTTCCCGGGCATCGCCACCTTCATACAAGTCGGTAACCAGCACGAGTACCGTATCCTGCGGACGGGTAATCACTCCCTGGCAATAGGTCAGGGCACGGGCGATGTCCGTACCTCCACCCAACTGCACGCCAAAAAGCAGATCTACCGGGTCTTGTAAATCGTCGGTCAGGTCTACAACCGCCGTATCAAATACTACCATCCGTGTGCTTACTGCCGGAATGGAAGCCAGCACCGAGCCGAATATTCCGGAATAAATCACCGATGTGCCCATTGAACCGCTCTGGTCCAAGCAGAGGATGATGTCTTTCATCGCTTTTCGCTTCCTGCCGTAACCGATGCGCACTTCCGGGATAATCGTCTTATATTCCGGCTGATAATTTTTCAGGTTCTTGGTGATGGTGGTTTTCCAGTCTATTTCGTTATAACGCGGATTTCTCCGGCGGGCGGAACGGTTGAGTGCTCCCGTCACAGCCTGTTGGGTAGGGGCGGAGAGTTTGCGCAACAGTTCATCCACCACTTTGCGGACTACTTGCCGTGCCATTTCCTTATTCTTTTCCGGAATTACGCGGCTGAGTGACATCAGTGTAGCTACCAGATGCACATCCGGCACTACGGTTTCCAGCATTTCTTTTTCCGTCAGCAGTGAGGTAATGTTCAGCCGTTTGATGGCATCGCGTTGGATAACTTGTACCACCGTCTGCGGGAAAAACTCGCGGATGTCTCCCAGCCAACGGCTTACTTTCGGGGCGGACGAGCCGAGTCCGCCGCGCCGGTCACTGTTGTATACGGCTTCCAGAGACTGGTCGATGCGTTGCTCTTCCTGCGTCAGCGTGATGCCTGTACCGTCGGCCTCGTTTCCACCCAATATCAGGCGCCATCTTTTCAGATATTCTTCTTCCATAGTTTACTCTTTACTTCGTTTCAATTCCTAATAATTGGCGGATCAGCGGGATTACTTTGGCTGCTTCCGCTTCATTGTGGGCGGAGACTGTGACCGTCTGCGTCTGTATACCGCCTGCATTGCTTGCTTTGGCTTTTTCGCCCAGTTTGCGGCGTTCCGGTGGGGTGAACTCGCTGAATGTGCGTTTCAATATGGGGAGCAGTTCCATGAAAGTCTCCTTATCCTGCCCGCATACCCAGTTGTTTACAAGATTCCAAAGATTGTCATCCAACAACAGGATAGCTCCGGAAGAACGGAGAAATCCTTCGAACCAATATGCCATGTCTGCCGGAGCGTTGCCGACGGAAGAATAGTAACTGAGGGTGTTCTGTGCCTCCTCCGGTGAGATGTCCCCTTTGTCGTTCAGCAGTCGTGTGGCATAGCCGGACAACAACGGATGCACATTGACGGAAGTGCGCACCTGGCGGATAAATTCAAGCCACATCGTGTTCAGTTCCGGATCGTTAAGGGTGGATACCGCATAGTCCGTAGACACCAGTTTGTTGAGAATATCCGCTGCCGCCTCTTCATCGATATTGATGCAGACAAGCACGCCTCCTGCAAGGATACGGGCAATCATGGCATGAAGCATATTACCTACTTTGGAGAAATCCAGATTGCGCACATTGCCATAACGGACAATGCTGACCAGATCGGGAACGGCTTCCATCATTTCGATAATATCTGTAGAGGCAGCCGAA encodes the following:
- a CDS encoding vWA domain-containing protein encodes the protein MEEEYLKRWRLILGGNEADGTGITLTQEEQRIDQSLEAVYNSDRRGGLGSSAPKVSRWLGDIREFFPQTVVQVIQRDAIKRLNITSLLTEKEMLETVVPDVHLVATLMSLSRVIPEKNKEMARQVVRKVVDELLRKLSAPTQQAVTGALNRSARRRNPRYNEIDWKTTITKNLKNYQPEYKTIIPEVRIGYGRKRKAMKDIILCLDQSGSMGTSVIYSGIFGSVLASIPAVSTRMVVFDTAVVDLTDDLQDPVDLLFGVQLGGGTDIARALTYCQGVITRPQDTVLVLVTDLYEGGDAREMRKKFVSLVNSGVQLIVLPALNDDGAPSYDKDHAEFLANIGVPTFACTPDKFPDLMAAALSKQDIGMWISQNIKST